The DNA region CAACGTGGCCGAGGTGGAGGAGGCGCTACACCTTATCCACCGTGCCCATGGTGAGGTGGTGAGCGAGGGGATGGATGTCAAATTGCCGCCGGTGGGGGTGATGATCGAGGTACCGGCGGCGGTCTACCTGGTGCGGGATTTTGCGCGCCGGGTCGATTTCCTGTCGATCGGTACCAATGACCTGACCCAGTACCTGCTGGCGGTGGACCGTAACAACCCGCGGGTGGCAGAGCTCTACCACTCCTTCCATCCAGCGGTATTGGCGGCGCTGGGCTCCATTGTTCGCGATGCCCATGCCGAGGGAGCCGCAGTCAGTATTTGTGGCGAGATGGCGGGTGATCCGGCCGCCGCGGTGCTGCTGGTGGCCATGGGTTACGATGTGCTGTCGATGAACGCCACCAATCTGCCGCGCATCAAGTGGGTACTGCGTAATATCAGCGCCCAGTGGGCCCGGGAGCTGTTGGAAAAGGTCGTTACCATGGATAACGCCTTTGTGATCCAGAGTACGATGGAGCTGGAGATGCGCAAGGCAGGACTGGGCAAGGTGATGGTGAGCGCCCGCGCCAGCCAGGACTAGAGGGTCGCCCGGCACCCGGTCCGGCAACGGCTTACCAGCGCCGTACCCGCCCGGTATCCAGGTGAATGAAGCCCTGTTCGGGGTAGTAGCCGACACCGCCGCGCCCCAGTTCAATGGCCGCCCTGCGAACCGCCTTCAATGAGCTGCCCGGCAGCACGATGTCCACCGCTTGCGCTTTGCTGTGCAGGCTGTGGTCCGACACATTGAACCCCTGCTCCCGTAACCGGCGGTTGGTGGCCGGTGTGCGGTAGGCCGAGATCACCTGGATTTCACTGAAGTTGTCGAGGCGTTGCTGCAAGCGGAAGAGCAGGTCCAGCAGTCGTGGGTCGACGGCCATGCTGACGCCGTTGTGGAAGTCCCGCAGCAGATAGCTGAAGTCATTAAGGCTATCGCTCAGGTACTGCCCCTGCTCCCAGAAAGGCTGGCTGAGCCGTTCGCCGGTGTAGGGGTTATGCAGTTTCAGGTGGCGCGGCAGCTCGCTGCTGGTAACGGCCAGGGAGGGGGTGGCCCAGGCAGGCGCGGCCAGGCAGGCAGCTCCGGCGGTGAGGGCGTGGAGAAGGGTGCGACGATTCACTTCGAGTCTCTTGTACTGCAGATTACTGAAGGTGGCGGAAAAGCCGCGCATTATGCCCGCCCTGGCCTAAGGGGTACAGGAATTATGCGTCGTGCTGCCAGGGTCGCTCGAAGCGCAGGCTGTGGTGGTTGCTATCGAGGGCGATGCCGCGGGAGCCGAAGTGCTGCTCCTGCAGACTGGTCTGACCATTGGCCTCGATAATCAGGCTGGTGGCGGTACGGGTGCCGTAGTGCTCGCTTTCAATAAAGCAGCTGCTGAGCAGTCGCTCCCAGCCCAGCCCGATACCGGTATCGGGTAGCGCGGCATCTTCCGGTTTTGCTGGGTCGCGCAGGAGCTGCTGCAGCCGGCTGTGGTTGTGGGCACCATCGAGCCGCTGTTTGGCGGCGACCAGCTTCGGCCAGGGGGTGTCCAGCAGGTGGTTGCTGAGGCCGTAACGACCGGCCGCAAGGCGGCGAATCCGGTTTTCCCGGTTGGAAAAGTAGAACAGCCCCTGCGGGTCACCGAGCAGCAGGTTGAAGCCGGGGTACTGGTCGGCCTCCGGCTCGAGCTGTCGAAGGTAGTCGAGGGCCCCCAGCTCCCCCTTGAGGAACTCAGCTGTCAGCCGTCCCCGCGAGCGGGGCGCCTCGCGGGCGGGCACCTCGCGGAAATTGGTAACGGCGGCGAAGTGACCCTGTTCACTGACCCCCAGCCAGGTACCCCCTTTCTCAATGTCTCGCCCGGCCAGCAGGTGTGGTGCCTCCTCCCAGCGGTGGGCCATCTGGCTGGGGCGTCGGTAGAACTCATCCCGGTTGGCAGCCAGGCGCAAGAGCTGGCGGCTATCGGGATGGTAGT from Aestuariirhabdus litorea includes:
- a CDS encoding YcbK family protein, producing MRGFSATFSNLQYKRLEVNRRTLLHALTAGAACLAAPAWATPSLAVTSSELPRHLKLHNPYTGERLSQPFWEQGQYLSDSLNDFSYLLRDFHNGVSMAVDPRLLDLLFRLQQRLDNFSEIQVISAYRTPATNRRLREQGFNVSDHSLHSKAQAVDIVLPGSSLKAVRRAAIELGRGGVGYYPEQGFIHLDTGRVRRW
- a CDS encoding NRDE family protein gives rise to the protein MCLIVFDYHPDSRQLLRLAANRDEFYRRPSQMAHRWEEAPHLLAGRDIEKGGTWLGVSEQGHFAAVTNFREVPAREAPRSRGRLTAEFLKGELGALDYLRQLEPEADQYPGFNLLLGDPQGLFYFSNRENRIRRLAAGRYGLSNHLLDTPWPKLVAAKQRLDGAHNHSRLQQLLRDPAKPEDAALPDTGIGLGWERLLSSCFIESEHYGTRTATSLIIEANGQTSLQEQHFGSRGIALDSNHHSLRFERPWQHDA